The nucleotide sequence ACAAGGACAATTTAGGATACATACTAGCTAACACTGTAGGCGGGTAGTTGTGCTAATCGATAACTTAATCATTATCCCCCAGCTAATTTACGAGAAAATAATTTTAGCTCAGTAAATTAATTGCTCGTAGTGCGCAAATGCGACGAGGTGGGCGTGTTAACCACGCCGTGTTGAATGCAGCCTGTCCTGAAAAGTTGAAGCCATATGAGTAACGTTAAAATAAATTAGATTCCGGGTCACTTAGCATATTGCATGTTTTTGATCTTACCACATGTTGTAAGGGGTTGTCAGGTTATGTAACTTTTACTCGCATGAGGGCAATGGCAGTTAACGTTAACAAACTGCAGCTGGGATTGTGATGCTGCGTACTGCACCACAGTGAGctgcagcactgtgtgtgtgtgtgtgtgtgagagagagagaatgatccTAGCCGCCACCCTCCCTTCCCGCATTGAACCAAATCATTGCTGGTGCAGGACCGGGTTGACAGGGGCTCTGCAGTACACCCTGTAAGGCACCACGTACTAAAACAACGTAACGAGGATCGCAACGTTACGTGGGATTTTGTCGGCGGTCGTTCTGCATTCAAGCCTCTTCTGTCAGTCGTATCTGTGTGTTAAACGGACTAGGATGTGTGAAGCATGAGGCTCGTTGAGCGGCACTCGGGTTGTGTGGCATAGCCAGTGTGCGGCTCGACCCCAAACACCTGCCACACGTTCCCTGAAATCTATGGTAAACGTGCTGTTGCTCTTTATGCATAGAAGTGCAGTCATTTGATGATTCATGATCACACATTGCTATAAGCTATGCATCGCTTGCATAAAACAAGAATTGTATAGGCTACACTAGGGTGACTGGTAAGATTATGTCTGCGAGTTCATCTGTAATGCTTACAGCGCAGCAGTTGGGACTTTGTAATTCCTGCTTTATTAACCTAGATGTTCACCTTTTCAGTCATGCACGGGACAAGATGTTCAATTCCTCCTCCTTGTGCTTGTGAAGTGCATGATATGTATACCTGAACAACCTGCTGCTCTCCAACCACAGATCACATTCTACTTTGACTATCAGTGTTTACTgtacctcacctcacctcacctcccaTGACTGCCACATCATATGATTAGTGTGTCCTGAACAGTCCCAGTGTGACTACCTCCTCATCCCCCAAGTGTGTCTCTCAGCCGAGAGAGACACCGAGACAGAGAGGTGTGCTAAAGGGATTTTAATATGCGGTGTGCTACATTGCTGACCCTGTTAGTGCATTTGCTAATTATATTCTGCGTGCGTATTTAAAGGTGATGTGAAGTATTTATACACGTCCTTCACATTGCATCGCCACCTGCCTTTACTGTCCACTCTAGTCTACACACAGCCACTGgagagcccccacacacacacacccacacacacacacacacacacacacactctctctctagcatTAGACAGTGAAAGTGGGGCCTGGTTGTATTTCCATGGTGAGAAgacatgcagtgtttcccatacattgacttacttgtggcggcccaccacaatatcaacattgaccaccacacaatgctTTTCCAGgctgtactaaattgtgcttaaatctggttagcatcataaccacgctgagctaatttgttaaaaactgttaaaaattcAAGTTAATTTTGCAAAcccaccaccacaaatagaattaaattctgtgggaaacagaaTTGAATCCCTGCATGGATTCTGATTTCAATACTCTCATACTctacacatttttatatttatggTGGGGCAGCTCACTGTGGTGCATtcccttctctgtctgtctgtttacctgtgtctgtctgtctgcctgtgtctgtctgtctgtctgcctgtgtctgtctgtctgcctgtctacctgtgtctgcctgcctgcctgcctgcctgtctgcctgccttttATGCCCTCTGTCAGCTGTCTTCATAAGTCATAGGCTAATTAACTGTTATTATACGCTGAcgtctctctcccatctctccctctctccatctgtccacAGGCAGACCAGCTAACCGAGGAGCAGATTGCAGGTGAGTGGCAGCAGCGGCTTTGACTGCTGTGGGAAGTCTGGGCTATGTGATTACCAGTGCGTTGTTTATATAACCAAGTCCACATCCTGGTTGTCATCAATTAAGTGATTAAGGCAAAGCCAACAATGTGGTGTGTGAATCatagcttctttttttttttttttacggatGAGGTACTGGGCCTTTTACTATTATCATGTAGCTCAGTAATCAACTTGTTGGCCTACTTCAGATCTTATGAAACTGTTATTTTGATAGTACAACATGTTGTGTAGATGTTGAAACTAGGCCAGCTGCCAATTTGTTAGAATGCACTTATTGCTGATCTGCACCTCACAGAAATTAGGCTGGTGTTGAGCCAGTCACTCACAGTAAAACCACATCACTTTTGAAAAAAGCTTTAAGAAAGGAAAACAACATTTGTCAGACTTGTGGAGGTTAGAGGAAGGATTAAAAGtcttaaaaacatgtttttacacACCCTTACTTTGCTTATCTGAATGCTCAGTGATGAAAAAACAAAgccagatatatatatatatatatattatatatatttatgtattctACACCCCAGTGTCTGTCTGGCAATTTAGCTAAATGAGTTTGAGTCCTCTCCAAAACCACAAAGTTGCTCTCAGCAATCACATTAAGTCACAGACGATAGGCAATGGAATCATTTGGTTACCCTTCCTGCCAGTCATCACTTCTCATATACATAGTGCATGTGGTAATGATCTCATCCCGGATAGCGGCTGACACAGTTTTCTTTTAACAGGATAAATCTTAAGGATGAAGTCATTTTCTTACTCCCATTTATCTTCATCAGTTTGTAGCTATTTGCATTTCTTCATACAGCAGTTGCTCGTATGCAAAGCGACTTGCAGCAGAAGAAAGAATACATTAATCAGCCTGTGTGCTGCCTTGGTGTTAAGCCCATGAGCTTGGTACTGTCTGCACTTTGCTCTATTAGATGTTTATACATATTGTCAAACAACTTCACATCTTCaaatagcaaacacacacaaagctcaaAGAAAACGTTGAACACCTCTAGCCCCTACATTTAGATGAAGGCCATGTTGATGGAGCAGACATTATCAAGTGAGGCACAGTACACACTAGGTGTGGTAATGAGGTGTAAACAGTATTTATAGATGCAAACTCCCTTCTTAGGTGAGGCTCACCTTTTTGATATCAAAATAGGTCACCTACTAGATTTGTGCAGGTCCGAGGAGCACTACCCACGGCCCCATTCTCAACTGTTTGCATCCCTGTGTATTTTATTAGGTTGATAGTATTAGGTTGAAGTATAGTGCGTGTGTTGTAGTGCGTGTGTTGTAGTGCGTGTGTTGTAGTgcgtgtgttgtagtgtgtgtgtgtgtgtgtgcctgttgtaGTGCGTGTTGtagtgcgtgtgcatgtgtgttgtagtgcatctgtgtgttgtagtgtatgtgtgttgtagtgtgtttgggtattgtagtgtgtgtgttgtctcactAGTGGCTGTGTCCTCCTCTTGGCAGAGTTCAAAGAGGCGTTCTCCCTGTTTGATAAGGACGGCGACGGCACCATCACCACCAAAGAGCTGGGCACGGTCATGCGCTCGCTGGGACAGAACCCCACTGAGGCCGAGCTGCAGGACATGATCAACGAGGTGGATGCCGACGGTgagcacggacacacacacacacacatacacacacatacacatatacacacacacacacacacacacacaaaacaaaacacacatatacacacacacctactacaaacacacatgtacatttacacacacaacttaataaaaaaaataatttcactgATATAATTTTACATGTTGACTATCTCTCAGTATTGTAAACCAAGGTTAATCAATGACAAATCCATAATTCTCAGTGCTTGTGCTGCTTACTCACCCCCATTGATTTCCAGTAAGTCATTATTCTGGACCGTAGTCCAGATCCATTTTGGTCCCACGTCTTGATGTAATGATGTAGAGGAGGCCTGCGGTCATTAGCTGCCAGAAAtgctctctctcatcacccTCCCACCAGCCTGCCAAATGCCCCCTTACACACTCCCAtacactcgcgcacacacacacacacacacacacacacacacatacacacacacactttgtgtgtgttcagttttAGTTTGAGACTGCTctttctgtgttgtgtgtgtgtgtgtgcgcaggttcTGTGTCTTTCATATTAATATGAGTATATGCGTGTGCACACTTGCTCtttctggtatgtgtgtgtgtatgtgcatgcatgctctttctggtgtgtgtgtgtgcatgcatgctctttctggtatgtgtgtgtgtatgtgcatgcatgctctttctggtatgtgtgtgtatgtgcacacttGCTCtttctggtatgtgtgtgtgtatgtgcatgcatgctctttctggtatgtgtgtgtgtatgtgcacacttGCTCtttctggtatgtgtgtgtgtatgtgcacacttGCTCtttctggtatgtgtgtgtgtatgtgcacacttGCTCtttctggtatgtgtgtgtgtatgtgcacacttGCTCtttctggtatgtgtgtgtgtatgtgcacacttGCTCtttctggtatgtgtgtgtgtatgtgcatgcatgctctttctggtatgtgtgtgtgtgtgtgtgcacacttgctctttctggtgtgtgtgtgtatgtgcatgcatgctctttctggtgtgtgtgtgtgtatgtgcatgcatgctctttctggtgtgtgtgtgtgtatgtgcatgcatgctctttctggtgtgtgtgtgtgtgtgtgtgtgatttgtagTGAGAGGAGAGCACGTCTCTAGTACAgtatttgtctctctttctttccttaaTCTGCCCCACCCTCCCAGATAAGTCCCCTGAAGCCCACCCTGCTCCTCCATTAATGATTTAAAGTAATTATTTATAATAGTAATTATTTATAATAGTAATTATAAATTAATTATTAAAAGACACAAAAACCCTTCTGCTCCCAACAGGAAATGGCACCATCGATTTCCCAGAATTTCTCACTATGATGGCGCGAAAGATGAAGGACACAGACAGTGAGGAGGAGATCCGGGAAGCCTTCCGAGTGTTCGACAAGGTAAGAATAGTCACTGAATATGGTCCAGAAGGGTGCTAACAACAGAGGTCATCATTACTGTGGCCGTGGTGTACCTGTGGTACTGACATCACCTAACAGTCACTGTCTGGGTATGGGAATCAAATCCCTGTTTCGAGTCACTTCAGCCAAAAGCGCCTGCTAAATATCAGCCACCTTTTTACCATTGTATTAATCAACCAACAGGTCATGGGTCATCATTCAGTAGAGGTCATGGGTCTTTGTTCAGTAGAGGTCATGGGTTTTTCTTCAGCAGAGGTCATTGTTCAGCTGAGGTCATAGGTC is from Alosa alosa isolate M-15738 ecotype Scorff River chromosome 15, AALO_Geno_1.1, whole genome shotgun sequence and encodes:
- the calm3a gene encoding calmodulin 3a (phosphorylase kinase, delta) is translated as MADQLTEEQIAEFKEAFSLFDKDGDGTITTKELGTVMRSLGQNPTEAELQDMINEVDADGNGTIDFPEFLTMMARKMKDTDSEEEIREAFRVFDKDGNGYISAAELRHVMTNLGEKLTDEEVDEMIREADIDGDGQVNYEEFVQMMTAK